From Onychostoma macrolepis isolate SWU-2019 chromosome 05, ASM1243209v1, whole genome shotgun sequence, one genomic window encodes:
- the c05h11orf54 gene encoding ester hydrolase C11orf54 homolog codes for MANTCNTDKFQLHVPNLEELCQVLQSGLNKNFSDVKVSVTDCPDLTQEPFGFPVKGLCGKPRITDVGGVPYLIPLAKPDKVYNMNTVSKEVELPGGFFLGAGAVSCKTTGMNGELMPLVLTEAEGRPAVNASYFSSINPVDGKCLQEKYSNRFHDCDFGLLANLYACEGKPGKVIEVRACRRTGEDSLVSCMRKTMEERYGEKSMALGGTFVMQKGKAKIHIMPREFSACPLNTNEDVNNWLRHFEVSAPLIFQTVMVSRDPGLDLRVEHTHGFSHHGEGGHYYIDTTPNTVEYLGYFLPAEFIYRIDRPTETHSIGRD; via the exons TGCTGCAATCAGGACTGAATAAGAATTTTTCTGACGTAAAAGTGTCTGTCACTGACTGTCCAGATCTTACACAAGAGCCATTTGGGTTTCCTGTCAAGG GTCTGTGTGGCAAACCTCGTATTACTGATGTGGGAGGCGTACCCTATCTTATTCCTCTGGCCAAACCGGACAAG GTGTACAACATGAACACTGTGTCCAAGGAGGTGGAGCTGCCTGGTGGATTTTTTCTTGGTGCTGGTGCTGTTTCCTGCAAGACAACTGGGATGAATGGAGAG TTGATGCCTCTGGTTCTGACTGAAGCTGAAGGAAGACCTGCAGTGAATGCCAGCTATTTTTCATCCATCAACCCAGTGGATGGAAAATGTCTGCAGGAGAAATACAGCAACAGATTCCATGACTGTGACTTTGGCCTCCTTGCAAACCTTTATGCATGTGAGGGCAAACCTGGAAAG GTCATTGAGGTGAGAGCCTGCAGAAGGACTGGAGAGGACAGTCTTGTGAGCTGCATGAGGAAGACCATGGAAGAACGTTATGGGGAGAAGAGCATGGCCTTGGGGGGAACTTTCGTCATGCAGAAGGGGAAGGCAAAGATCCATATCATG CCGCGTGAATTCTCCGCCTGCCCTCTGAACACCAATGAGGATGTCAATAACTGGCTCAGGCATTTTGAAGTCAGTGCTCCACTGATCTTTCAAACTGTCATGGTGTCCAGAGACCCA GGTCTTGACTTGAGAGTGGAGCATACACATGGCTTCAGTCACCATGGTGAGGGGGGCCATTACTACATAGACACCACCCCAAACACAGTGGAGTACCTAGGATACTTCCTGCCTGCTGAGTTTATCTACCGTATCGACCGACCCACGGAGACGCACAGTATTGGCAGAGATTAA
- the LOC131540789 gene encoding 15-hydroxyprostaglandin dehydrogenase [NAD(+)]-like codes for MDLKNKVAVVTGGAQGLGRAFVKILLKKGSNVAFIDVNEQLGKELKAALAEEYGPDRVEFYAVDVSSKQEFIGAFQKIVDRFGHIDIMYNNAGVVDENDWEKTIAINMSGLVRGTYLALQYMKDNPESKGAIINISSTAGLWFVPTAPIYTATKYAVVGFSRAIAAVAMQSNLGLRINTLCPGAVKTNLLSSSNIEDHFGQFSKLEGLKEMVQERNDFVEPEDVAKASLILVTDESKNGEILKIDADGMEFISLPEPPAMRK; via the exons ATGGATTTAAAGAATAAAGTGGCTGTGGTGACTGGAGGTGCTCAGGGTTTGGGCAGAGCCTTTGTCAAAATACTCCTAAAAAAGGGGTCAAAT GTGGCCTTCATTGATGTGAATGAACAACTGGGAAAAGAGTTAAAGGCTGCGCTTGCCGAAGAATATGGACCTGACAGGGTTGAATTTTACGCCGTGGATGTCTCATCTAAGCAGGAATTTATAG GAGCTTTTCAGAAAATTGTGGACAGGTTTGGCCACATCGACATTATGTACAACAATGCAGGGGTTGTCGATGAAAATGACTGGGAGAAAACCATTGCCATAAACATg TCTGGGCTGGTGAGGGGAACATATCTGGCTCTGCAGTACATGAAGGATAATCCTGAGAGCAAAGGGGCAATTATCAACATATCATCTACTGCAG GTCTGTGGTTTGTGCCAACAGCGCCCATCTACACAGCGACTAAATACGCAGTGGTGGGATTCAGCCGTGCTATTGCG GCTGTTGCTATGCAGTCCAACCTTGGGTTGAGGATCAACACTCTCTGTCCAGGTGCAGTGAAGACTAACCTGCTGTCCTCTTCTAATATAGAGGACCATTTTGGACAGTTTTCAAAACTAGAGGGGCTGAAGGAGATGGTTCAGGAGAGAAATGACTTTGTGGA GCCTGAGGATGTTGCCAAGGCCTCCCTTATTCTTGTGACAGATGAAAGCAAGAATGGAGAAATTCTGAAGATCGATGCTGATGGTATGGAGTTCATATCCCTTCCTGAACCACCAGCAATGCGAAAGTAG
- the LOC131541004 gene encoding spermatogenesis-associated protein 22 → MWRNENQRPTSGCLSVPLFNQRKRSRLPLTSNPSESDLFTTSSHYNETQTSSSSSSALPTLGQRGQWNQGAYLSSQQASMRSAPSPGVAGRGYAPLPHPKKPAYVWSQTGQQRPPVRQDSMPAVGSQLHGGFPRSSSVSLGQPRWSSSIQNQQSFNKPTNSPRMPYRPQQCTPAAASTQGPGAQSHSGKGNFRSVGQSASGMWTKEKMDTSSSQTTQQQKPPHETLLHVITAVIEGMKHWSQYKNRVPMLFEMFATLDSAVTVGEHGAKKFLMRDGKEVVHCLYYENDQTLPRLIRGQVHRCVGNYDRQKDTMTCVSVRAASLSEQRNALEAVRVSDAKMRDVVLALSEM, encoded by the exons ATGTGGAGGAATGAAAACCAGAGACCAACCTCAG GCTGTCTCTCCGTGCCTCTGTTTAATCAAAGGAAAAGGAGTAGGCTGCCATTGACGTCTAATCCCTCAGAGAGTGATCTCTTCACTACCAGCAGCCACTACAATGAGACACAAAcctcttcttcttcctcctctgCTCTTCCCA CTTTGGGTCAGAGAGGTCAGTGGAACCAGGGAGCCTACCTTTCATCACAGCAAGCCAGCATGAGATCTGCTCCTTCACCTGGTGTGGCAGGACGAGGATATGCACCATTACCTCACCCAAAAAAACCTGCCTATGTCTG GTCACAGACAGGGCAACAGAGGCCTCCAGTGAGACAGGATTCGATGCCAGCAGTTGGATCCCAGCTTCATGGTGGTTTTCCAAGGAGCAGCTCAGTTTCACTCGGCCAGCCCAGATGGTCCAGCAGCATCCAGAATCAACAGTCATTTAACAAGCCGACAAATTCCCCCAGAATGCCGTACCGTCCCCAGCAGTGTACCCCTGCAGCAGCAAGCACTCAGGGCCCTGGAGCTCAGAGTCACAGTGGAAAGGGGAACTTCAGATCTGTTGGACAATCAGCCAGTGGAATGTGGACAAAAGAAAAGATGGACACCTCAAGTTCCcagaccactcagcagcag AAGCCCCCTCATGAGACATTGCTGCATGTTATTACTGCTGTTATTGAAGGCATGAAGCACTGGAGCCAGTACAAGAACAGAGTACCAATGCTGTTTGAGATGTTTG CTACACTGGACTCTGCAGTTACAGTTGGAGAACACGGAGCAAAGAAATTTCTCATGAGGGATGGTAAAGAGGTGGTCCACTGCCTTTACTATGAAAAT GATCAGACACTGCCCAGACTGATCAGAGGTCAGGTGCATCGCTGCGTTGGAAACTACGACAGGCAAAAAGACACAATGACTTGTGTGTCAGTCCGAGCTGCTTCACTGTCAGAGCAAAGGAATGCCCTGGAGGCTGTGAGAGTGTCAGATGCAAAAATGAGGGATGTGGTGCTGGCTCTCAGTGAAATGTGA